In one window of Ovis aries strain OAR_USU_Benz2616 breed Rambouillet chromosome 3, ARS-UI_Ramb_v3.0, whole genome shotgun sequence DNA:
- the KERA gene encoding keratocan, which translates to MATTICFIIWVLFVTDTVWTRSVRQVYEASDPEDWTMYDFDCPRECFCPPSFPTALYCENRGLKEIPAIPSRIRYLYLENNLIETIPEKPFENATQLRWINLNKNKITNYGIEKGALSQLKKLLFLFLEDNELEEVPSPLPRSLEQLQLARNKVSRIPQGTFSNLENLTLLDLQHNKLLDNAFQRDTFKGLKNLMQLNMAKNALRNMPPRLPANTMQLFLDNNSIEGIPENYFNVIPKVAFLRLNHNKLSDAGLPSSGFNVSSILDLQLSHNQLTKVPKISAHLQHLHLDHNKIRNVNVSVMCPSAPTTLPVEDSFSYGPHLRYLRLDGNEIKPPIPMDLMTCFRLLQAVII; encoded by the exons ATGGCAACCACAATCTGCTTCATCATCTGGGTGTTATTCGTAACAGATACGGTGTGGACTCGAAGTGTGAGACAGGTCTATGAGGCAAGTGATCCAGAGGACTGGACAATGTATGATTTCGATTGTCCCAGGGAATGTTTCTGTCCCCCCAGTTTCCCTACTGCTTTGTACTGTGAAAACCGAGGTCTCAAAGAAATCCCTGCTATACCATCAAGGATCCGGTACCTTTATCTTGAAAACAACCTGATAGAAACCATTCCTGAGAAGCCATTTGAGAATGCCACCCAGCTGAGATGGATAAACctaaacaagaacaaaataaCCAACTATGGAATTGAAAAGGGAGCCCTGAGCCAACTGAAGAAgctgcttttcttgtttctggaaGATAATGAGCTAGAGGAGGTACCTTCTCCATTGCCAAGAAGCTTAGAACAATTACAATTAGCTAGAAACAAGGTGTCCAGAATTCCTCAAGGGACTTTCAGCAATCTGGAGAACCTGACCCTTCTTGACCTGCAGCACAATAAGCTATTAGACAATGCCTTTCAAAGAGACACCTTTAAGGGACTCAAGAACCTCATGCAGCTAAACATGGCTAAGAATGCCCTGAGGAATATGCCACCAAGATTACCGGCCAATACAATGCAGCTGTTCTTAGACAACAATTCCATTGAAGGAAtaccagaaaattattttaatgtgatTCCTAAAGTGGCCTTCCTGAGACTCAACCACAACAAATTATCTGATGCTGGCCTTCCTTCTAGTGGTTTTAATGTATCATCAATTCTAGATCTTCAACTGTCTCACAATCAACTCACAAAGGTCCCCAAAATCAGTGCTCATCTGCAGCACCTTCATCTCGATCACAACAAAATTAGAA ATGTGAACGTGTCTGTAATGTGTCCTTCAGCTCCGACCACACTGCCTGTGGAAGATTCCTTCAGTTATGGACCTCATCTTCGCTACCTCCGTCTGGATGGAAATGAAATCAAACCACCAATCCCTATGGATTTAATGACCTGCTTCAGGCTCCTTCAGGCTGTCATTATTTAA